TCCTGGAAGCCCAGCGTGGCCACCGTGCCGCAGGCCACCACGGGGCTGAGGGCGAGCTTGGTGCTGGTCTGGCGGTCGAAATAGGTCAGGTTCCACTGGCTGCACACGCTCTCGGGGCTGGTCTTGACCTGTGTGTCGTCACCCGAGAAATACTGGCTGCCGAGGTCCGAGGGCGGCACCACCGAATACACGCGGGCGACCGCTGGGGGCTGGCTGTAGTCGTAGGCCACGCTGTAGCGCTTGGTGGGCATGGACAACACCCAATCCGTTCGGGCGGAAATGGAGGGGTCGGTGGCGTACTGGTTCATCACTTCGGTGGCTGCCAGTTGCGCCGACAGGTCCCCCGCCGTCCTGCGCGCGTTGCGTTCGCCGGCCGGCAGGTAGTAGGGCGTGGACAGGTCGGGCAGGTCGTAGTAGCGCGCCTGGATGACGGCCGCATTGGTGGGCTCGCTGGTTTCGCCGTCGATGTTCTTCACGCGGGTGGCGAAGCCGGCCGAGACCAGCAGCGGGTCGGCGGTGTAGCGCTCAGGCGCGGTGACGGTCTGCGCGGTGGGCGGAAACAGCACGTAGTTGCCCCGTGCATTGCGGCCTGCGTTGTTGACGGCGCGGATCGCGGTGGCGGCCCCCGAGAAGGTGGTGGAGTTGGGCACGTCGATGATGTACCAGGTGCCCGCCACGCCGCCCGTGGGCGTGGCCAGGCCCCGGGAAGCGGCCGTGGCCTCGGCGCTGGTGTCCTCCAGCAGCGCCGTGTTCAGCGCCGCATCGGTGCAGGGGGCCGTGCCGTTCACCGGGCGGATGGCCGTGAAGAGTGCGGAGCGTTCCTGCTGGCCCGTGCCGTACACGGCGGCGGCGGGAATGTCGGCCGCCACGATCGCCTCGATGGCGCCTTCGCGGGTGTGGTTGGCCTGCACGTTGGCAGTCCACAGGGGGTTGAGCCGTTCGGTCACGAAGGCTTGCGCCACGCCGGGCGCGAGCCGGGGCGAGGTGCAGGTCGCATCGGCGGTGGTGAGTTGCGCGATGCCGTTGGCACCGGCCGTCACCGCGCCGGTCCAGACGTCGCCGGGGGCCAGCAGCACGGTCATGTGCAGCAGGCCATCGCCGTTGTTGGCGCCGCGAAAGCGCAGCTTCACGGCCTTGCCGTTGTTCAAGTCGGTGTTGACCAGGTGCAGCACCGTCATCTGCCCGTTCTGCGCCGTGAAGTAAGGCACCACGAGGCTGTGGCCGGGGCCGCTTTCGGCGATGGAATAGGTGGTGGCATCGGTGGTGCCCATCACGCTGCTGGAGGGCGTGCTCCCCGTGCCGGCGATGACGCCGGCCAGGGCGCTGGAGGCGAAGCCGGCGCTGCACAGCAGGGCGCACGCGGCCGCGATCTTCTGGATAGGCATGCGGAATCCTTCGGAGGGAGAGCCAATGATGGCGGCAGATTACCGCAATCCGCGCGGTTGTGGCACTCGCCGAGGGACTGGGGAAGCAGGGAAAGTATCGCCACGCGATACCTGGCAGCCGAAAGCCCGCCACCCGTGCATTCCAGGGCGCGCCGGGGTGGGCGGCCTGCGCATGATCCGCCCCATGTTCCACCACGGGCCGCAAGCCCTTCTCTCCATGTCACACCCCTTTGCTCCTTCGCCCCTGATCCAGCGCGATACGCCCGCCTGGCGCCTG
This region of Acidovorax sp. GBBC 1281 genomic DNA includes:
- a CDS encoding surface layer protein NpdA; protein product: MPIQKIAAACALLCSAGFASSALAGVIAGTGSTPSSSVMGTTDATTYSIAESGPGHSLVVPYFTAQNGQMTVLHLVNTDLNNGKAVKLRFRGANNGDGLLHMTVLLAPGDVWTGAVTAGANGIAQLTTADATCTSPRLAPGVAQAFVTERLNPLWTANVQANHTREGAIEAIVAADIPAAAVYGTGQQERSALFTAIRPVNGTAPCTDAALNTALLEDTSAEATAASRGLATPTGGVAGTWYIIDVPNSTTFSGAATAIRAVNNAGRNARGNYVLFPPTAQTVTAPERYTADPLLVSAGFATRVKNIDGETSEPTNAAVIQARYYDLPDLSTPYYLPAGERNARRTAGDLSAQLAATEVMNQYATDPSISARTDWVLSMPTKRYSVAYDYSQPPAVARVYSVVPPSDLGSQYFSGDDTQVKTSPESVCSQWNLTYFDRQTSTKLALSPVVACGTVATLGFQEAGRSGVSASITAQPRSDAFVSGWASIATNASDGRPIIGAALLKLTNPNATPGVAGNYGLTMPHMYKAP